In Psychrilyobacter piezotolerans, one genomic interval encodes:
- a CDS encoding glycosyltransferase family 2 protein translates to MKLSVGIITYNEERILGKTLEAVRELADEIIIVDSNSSDKTVEIAESKGATVYTEDWKGFGPQKNSVIEKCKGEWILLIDADEVISEELKERIKTIIDGKNQYEVYEINRCSVCFGKELKYGGWSNQYATRLWKNGLVKVSDNLVHEEFETGSVKGRIKEKIYHHTYLTLSAYITRFDRYTTLGAEEYLKRGKKSSFFNIVINPFFKFIRMYIFRLGFLDGVEGLIIALFSGMYTMAKYFKLRELEKKSN, encoded by the coding sequence ATGAAGTTATCGGTAGGAATAATAACATATAATGAAGAACGAATTTTGGGAAAAACTTTAGAAGCTGTAAGGGAACTGGCTGACGAGATAATAATTGTAGACAGCAATAGTTCGGATAAGACTGTAGAGATAGCTGAATCCAAAGGAGCTACAGTTTACACTGAAGATTGGAAGGGATTCGGTCCTCAAAAAAACTCTGTAATAGAAAAATGTAAGGGCGAATGGATCCTTCTAATTGATGCAGATGAAGTAATAAGTGAAGAATTAAAAGAAAGAATTAAAACGATAATAGACGGAAAAAATCAATATGAAGTCTATGAGATAAACAGATGTTCGGTATGTTTTGGAAAGGAACTGAAATATGGCGGGTGGTCCAATCAATATGCTACCAGATTGTGGAAAAATGGCCTTGTAAAGGTAAGTGATAACCTAGTCCATGAAGAATTTGAAACAGGATCGGTTAAGGGAAGGATAAAAGAGAAGATATACCACCATACATATCTGACTTTGAGTGCTTATATAACCAGATTTGACAGATATACTACCTTGGGGGCAGAGGAATATCTCAAAAGGGGGAAAAAATCCAGTTTTTTTAATATAGTAATCAACCCATTTTTTAAATTTATAAGGATGTATATATTTAGGTTGGGATTTTTAGATGGTGTAGAAGGTTTGATAATAGCGTTGTTTAGTGGGATGTATACTATGGCCAAATATTTTAAGTTAAGGGAGTTGGAGAAAAAGAGCAACTAA
- a CDS encoding UvrD-helicase domain-containing protein: protein MEEIRYRREQELIMNYTGGKMAIPAVPGGGKTFILSRLAAKLVKELEGEEEILILTYMNSSVNNFKHRIMELLQKRDEYELYRKFQIKTIHKLGSDLLREHGDSVGITEGFQTMTDANKYYLMSLVVMNYRREKPGDLDSFLDAKYGGTGIQVRWDKELVNLTLKMIGVMKNKGMTAKRLYSRSKKYRKDSLLRVVGELFYRYDLECKKDGLLDYDDILFYTYKLLKQTPVLTEELKLKYRYIFEDEAQDSNTLQNKIINLIFNGNLVKVGDPNQSILGTFTSSSPEIFKKFIRSNPKVEMFTAGRSTRGIIEVANYLVEIVTMRHPLEKVRTALQPQFIKPVLEGEIPSNPKIDGYGVKTIKVLGWEEEKDRLIRGIEGFIKKYPEKSVGILLPTNYRIDEIARIFRRKKIDFQILSDIPESLLELMNFLGDFLEYLARPFENKRLVKLLEDNFFVDDEREVREIISKFIRSNLLEDVLYGEGNPRLDKFSLKKYKAILKKIRAVLDLNQSSLEKVIVFIGEIFEIHDEKRLLIEKISYDLKKILKYNPKWSLLDLASNLKKAKNSEFSYMAKAVEEEGVLENKEKFKVTLSSYHRSKGMEWDFVYLAGVDNRTFPVHLNETNYGQCYYLKKEYEYPQIFTEKEFVREFVDRNTEIGVVNNKLEKIAENTRLLYVGITRAREYLMISGNAENGVYYLGEIEKFVKSRVNS, encoded by the coding sequence ATGGAAGAGATTAGATATAGACGGGAACAGGAGCTGATAATGAACTACACTGGAGGGAAAATGGCTATCCCGGCAGTTCCCGGAGGGGGGAAGACTTTTATCCTCAGCAGGTTAGCTGCTAAATTAGTAAAAGAATTGGAAGGGGAAGAGGAAATTTTGATCCTGACCTATATGAATTCATCTGTAAATAATTTTAAACATAGAATAATGGAATTGCTGCAAAAAAGAGACGAATATGAACTGTACAGGAAGTTTCAAATAAAAACCATCCATAAGCTAGGATCGGATCTTCTGAGGGAGCATGGGGATAGTGTGGGCATTACAGAGGGGTTCCAGACTATGACAGATGCCAATAAATATTATTTGATGAGTCTGGTTGTGATGAATTATAGGAGGGAAAAACCTGGAGATTTGGATTCATTTTTAGATGCCAAATATGGTGGGACTGGGATACAGGTCAGGTGGGACAAGGAACTGGTCAACTTAACCTTGAAGATGATCGGTGTGATGAAAAATAAAGGGATGACTGCTAAAAGACTGTATAGCCGCAGTAAAAAATATAGAAAAGACAGCTTGTTGAGGGTCGTGGGAGAGCTGTTTTACAGATACGACCTGGAGTGTAAAAAAGACGGACTCTTGGATTATGATGATATCTTATTTTATACATATAAATTATTGAAACAAACCCCTGTCCTGACGGAAGAACTTAAATTGAAATATAGATATATATTCGAAGATGAAGCTCAGGACAGCAACACCCTCCAAAATAAGATAATAAATCTGATATTTAACGGAAATCTGGTCAAAGTAGGAGATCCTAACCAGAGTATATTGGGGACATTTACTTCCAGTTCCCCAGAGATCTTTAAAAAATTTATAAGATCTAATCCAAAGGTGGAGATGTTTACTGCCGGCAGAAGTACAAGGGGCATAATAGAGGTAGCTAATTATCTGGTAGAAATTGTAACCATGAGACATCCCCTTGAAAAGGTTAGGACAGCTCTGCAGCCACAGTTTATAAAACCTGTATTGGAGGGTGAGATACCTTCTAATCCAAAGATAGATGGATATGGGGTGAAAACTATAAAAGTTTTGGGCTGGGAAGAGGAAAAAGACAGGCTGATAAGAGGGATAGAAGGATTTATTAAAAAATATCCCGAGAAAAGTGTAGGAATTCTCCTACCTACTAATTATAGGATCGATGAGATAGCCAGGATATTTAGGAGAAAAAAGATAGATTTTCAGATCCTCAGCGATATTCCTGAGAGTCTGCTGGAACTCATGAATTTTTTAGGAGATTTTTTAGAATATCTGGCCCGGCCCTTTGAAAATAAAAGACTGGTTAAACTCCTGGAAGATAATTTTTTTGTGGATGACGAAAGGGAGGTCAGGGAAATAATCTCAAAATTTATAAGATCCAATCTTTTAGAAGATGTTCTTTATGGAGAGGGAAATCCAAGATTGGATAAATTTTCATTGAAAAAATATAAAGCTATTTTAAAAAAAATCCGGGCTGTATTGGACTTAAACCAGAGTTCCCTGGAAAAGGTGATAGTCTTTATAGGAGAAATATTTGAAATTCATGATGAAAAAAGGCTGTTGATAGAAAAAATATCCTATGACCTGAAAAAAATATTGAAATATAACCCTAAATGGAGTTTACTGGATCTGGCTTCTAATTTAAAGAAAGCAAAGAATAGTGAATTCAGTTATATGGCCAAGGCCGTGGAAGAGGAAGGGGTTTTAGAAAATAAGGAAAAATTTAAGGTGACCCTGTCCAGCTACCACAGGAGTAAGGGGATGGAATGGGATTTTGTTTATTTGGCAGGAGTGGACAATAGAACTTTTCCTGTACACCTGAACGAAACTAACTATGGTCAATGTTATTATCTGAAGAAAGAATATGAATATCCTCAAATTTTTACAGAAAAAGAGTTCGTGAGGGAGTTTGTGGATAGAAATACAGAGATCGGGGTAGTAAACAATAAACTGGAGAAGATAGCAGAAAATACAAGGCTGCTCTATGTGGGGATAACCAGAGCCAGGGAATATCTCATGATCAGCGGGAATGCAGAAAATGGAGTATATTATTTAGGGGAGATAGAAAAGTTTGTAAAGAGCAGGGTCAATTCTTGA
- a CDS encoding glycosyltransferase family 9 protein has product MKDIKRIIISRTDKIGDLVLSIPSFFMVKKMYPNAEITVLVRKYNYEIVKNLPYIDRVVKIDDYRRVELIEKIKYFKADVFIALYNDEFVMQLAKASGAPIKIGPLSKIKSFFTYNKGVLQKRSKSIKNEAEYNLDLVKKLDPKKFDDLFELNTEICYEEKHKKAVEIFIAEKEIKSPLLVINPFMGGSAKNISDEEYVELIKAVLDKAENINVVLTCHISEEDRGQRILDGIGNQRGYLYANGGDLLNLAAMIDRADVYFGGSTGPTHIAGSLKKSIVAIYPNKKTQAPLRWGVFGHRDVTYIIPDRDKKENYKHKFFDSYTDETREEIVKAITLKLRKD; this is encoded by the coding sequence ATGAAAGATATAAAAAGGATCATAATATCCAGAACAGATAAGATAGGGGATTTGGTATTGTCGATCCCCAGTTTTTTTATGGTAAAAAAAATGTATCCCAATGCCGAAATAACAGTTTTGGTAAGAAAATATAACTATGAGATAGTAAAAAATTTACCTTATATTGATAGAGTAGTTAAAATAGATGATTATAGAAGGGTAGAATTAATAGAAAAAATAAAATATTTTAAAGCAGATGTATTTATAGCACTGTATAACGATGAATTTGTGATGCAATTGGCTAAAGCCAGCGGTGCACCCATTAAAATAGGTCCATTATCAAAAATAAAATCGTTTTTTACATACAATAAAGGCGTTTTACAGAAAAGATCCAAGTCCATCAAAAATGAAGCTGAGTATAATTTAGATTTGGTGAAAAAATTAGATCCTAAAAAATTTGATGATTTATTTGAGTTAAATACCGAGATCTGTTATGAGGAAAAACATAAAAAAGCAGTAGAAATATTCATAGCAGAAAAGGAGATAAAATCTCCACTATTGGTAATCAATCCATTTATGGGTGGGAGTGCCAAAAATATAAGTGATGAAGAATATGTAGAGTTAATAAAGGCCGTACTGGATAAGGCTGAAAATATAAATGTAGTATTGACGTGTCATATATCGGAAGAAGACAGAGGACAGAGGATCTTAGATGGTATAGGAAATCAGAGGGGATACCTGTATGCCAATGGAGGAGATCTCCTAAACCTGGCTGCTATGATAGATAGAGCAGATGTATATTTTGGCGGATCAACAGGGCCGACCCATATAGCTGGATCATTGAAAAAGAGTATTGTGGCTATCTATCCCAATAAAAAAACCCAGGCACCTCTGAGATGGGGAGTATTCGGGCATAGGGATGTAACCTATATAATTCCTGACAGGGATAAAAAAGAAAACTATAAACATAAATTTTTTGACAGCTATACAGATGAGACAAGGGAAGAGATAGTGAAAGCCATAACACTTAAACTTAGAAAAGATTGA
- a CDS encoding PD-(D/E)XK nuclease family protein, which translates to MKENFYYSQNSLGIFERCPKMFEYIYIDGISGKGIDPELKKSVERGTNFHILAERYFNGMKDFFYIEDEQLLEWMAVLEEKYPEDIDCRSEFEIRQDKDEIKLMAKYDLLIIEDNKIKIVDFKTNKNPYNVGVVEENIQTKVYMFLLGENLKKIFPKMKIEDISMEYFQLNYPKNKIFIEYNEKKHEKNKKIFKKKIGEIKKNKNFFASKNDETCLKCGFESFCKKKIKKTSQKIKKSVDENL; encoded by the coding sequence ATGAAAGAAAATTTTTATTACAGTCAAAATTCATTGGGTATATTTGAACGATGTCCAAAGATGTTTGAATATATCTATATAGACGGTATATCGGGAAAGGGAATAGATCCTGAATTGAAGAAGAGTGTGGAGAGGGGGACGAATTTTCATATCCTGGCTGAAAGGTATTTTAATGGGATGAAAGATTTCTTCTATATAGAAGATGAACAGCTTTTGGAGTGGATGGCTGTATTGGAAGAAAAATATCCCGAAGATATAGATTGCAGGAGTGAATTTGAGATAAGGCAGGATAAAGATGAAATTAAGCTTATGGCAAAATACGATTTACTTATTATAGAAGACAACAAAATAAAGATCGTGGATTTTAAAACAAATAAAAATCCATATAACGTAGGAGTTGTGGAGGAGAATATTCAGACAAAAGTTTATATGTTTCTTTTAGGAGAAAATTTGAAAAAAATTTTTCCAAAGATGAAAATAGAAGATATCAGTATGGAATATTTTCAATTAAATTACCCTAAAAACAAAATTTTTATAGAATATAATGAAAAAAAACATGAAAAAAATAAAAAAATATTTAAAAAAAAAATAGGTGAAATAAAAAAAAATAAAAATTTTTTTGCATCAAAAAACGATGAAACCTGTTTAAAATGTGGGTTTGAGAGCTTCTGTAAAAAAAAAATCAAAAAAACTTCACAAAAAATAAAAAAAAGTGTTGACGAAAACTTGTAA